The sequence ATATCGGTGCCGGCGGCGTCGGCCAAGGCCTGGCGCCAGGCGCGATGCCCGTCGTTGCCGATGCCGACCCAATCCACGGCACACAGCACGATCGGCTTTTCATCGGTCAATAGCACCACGCCGCGCGCCGAGAGCGGATCGTCGATCTTTGCCACCGGCGGCACGGCAGCGTCGCACAGCGGAGTTCCCAAGGGGGGCGTCGCGTCGACGCGGAATGTGGCAATGCGCAACGTTCCTTCCGCGGCCACCACGGCGCCGGCGACAAGGCCGCAAAGCACGAAGACGGCGGGCACAACTCGGCGCATGAGGTCACCTTTCGAAAGAGCGGGGTTACCGAGCCTTGGGTCACCTTCGGGATTGTCCTAACGCCACGGCGGAGTATGAACCATGCACGAGCGATTGCAAGCGCGCCGCGGTTGCCATCGCGTAACCCGCAGACGCGTCGACACGGTCCCGATACAATGAGCGGCGACGATTGAGCGTTGCAAATCAGGTCGGCCAATTTACTTTCTCGCTGCCAGCGAATCACCGCATGCCGGGCGTCACTCTCACAGGACTGGAGTTTCTCGACAAGCCTCCGGCCACGATCCCGGCCGTGTGCGTCGTCTTTGGCGACGAAGCATTTCTGAAGCGCGAGTCGCTCGAACATTTGCGCGAAGCGGTGCTGGGCACGGAAGACGCCGATTTTTCGTTTTCCGAGTTCGACGGAGAAGACGCCGAGGTTCACGAAGTCTTCGACTGCCTTTCAACCGTGGCGCTGTTTGGTGGCGGGCGACGGCTGGTCGTCGTGCGCAAGGCCGACGACTTCGTCTCACGCAATCGGCCGGCGCTTGAAGATTACGTCGCGCACCCAAAGGCAAGTGGCGTGCTCGTACTGGAAGCCGGCACCTGGCCGGCGAACACCAAGTTGGCCAAGGCGATCGCGGCCGAAGGGTTGTCGATCGAATGCAAAACTCCCGCGCCGCAGGCAATTGCCAAATGGCTGGTCAGCCGCGCCACGAAAAAACACCAGGCCAGGCTTGATCGGCAAGCCGCCGATCTGTTGCTCGATAGCGTCGAGCCTGATCTGGGACTGCTCGACCAGGAGTTGGCGAAGCTGGCGCTCGCGGCCGGTGAGAATGGCGCGATCGACGCGGCGCTGGTGCGCGAAATGGTCGGCGGCTGGCGCTCGAAAACGACCTGGGACATGCTCGACCTGGCTGCGGGTGGTCACGCCGCGGAAGCCATCTTGCAGCTCGATCGGCTGCTCTCGTCGGGCGAAAGCCCCGTGGCGATACTCGCGCAAATCGGCTCCACGCTGCGGCGCTTTGCCGCGGCGGCCCGCACGGTAGAGCAAGCGGAGTGCGCCGGGCGCCGCACGACGCTCAAGCATGCGTTGGAGGCAGCCGGCTTTCGCTCCTTCGTCGTTGCCAAGGCGGAGAATCAGCTACGGCAGCTCGGCCGGCAGCGTAGCGCGGGTCTGTATCGAGCGATGCTGGAAGCCGACCTGGCGCTCAAAGGATCGAGTTCCGCGCCGACGCGCGCGCGGATTGTGCTCGAGCAGCTCATTGCGCGCATGTCGCGCGCCGCCGACACGGCTGAAGCCCGCTGAGCCAGTGCCAGCATCCACGATAGCGAACCAACGATTCTCACGCCTGCGCAGCTTCTCGCGCGGGCCATCACCCGTTTTGCCCTGTTTATCGCAACCGCGCAGCTCATGGTCCGGCAAGACGGCTACCGGGCCATGCCTTGCGGCAAAATCGGGTTTCTCCTATCCTCTCGCGGCCAATTGCGGAGGAGCAGGCGTTACACGACCGGGCCTCATCGGTCGCCGCAGCGCCCTCGATGGCCTTGCCTCTATCCACCTCGTCGGCTGAAGGTTCGTCTGCAAGGGTCCCGAACGATATGCCTGGGCTTTCAATGATCAGGTTCGCCTCCTGCCGCGGGACATGGCTCGCCGCATGCCTGCTGGCAGTCGCGCTCGCCGGCTGCTCGCTTGCGCCGCCGCCGCCACTGGCCACCGGAAATGTTCCGCGACGCGGCTTCGGTTGGTTCGGCGGGCGCTCAGCCACGAACGATCCCTTGCTCGACGCCGATCAAGACGACCCTCGCGCCGGCAGCACGCTGGCGAAGGGAAAGAGCGCGTCGAACTCCACTGCCGTCGATCCTCGGGCTCTCAATGACGTGATGACGCAGCTTCGCGCGGTCGGCGCCGTCGATCCGGCCGTGCAAGCCAAGCTGATGGAGGACATGCAACGGACCGATCCGTCGCTATGGCCGCTGTTGATGCAGACATACCGCTCGTCGCTGGCGTATCAGAATCAGAGTCGGACGGCGGGGATCGGGGCAAAACCTGGCGTAAATGGTGCAACTTCCTCGCTCGCGCCTGGCGCCACTCTGCCCTCTGAAATTCGCGACGGGCGCGCCGTCGCGCCCGCGCCCAATTCGCAAGCAGCACAAACGCTGGACCTAAAATCGCCGGCCACGGCGCTTGTCCCGCCGGCCAAGGCGCCCGCCGACCAGGTCGTGCTGGCAAGCGTCGCGTCCGCGCCGCCACCACCGGCTGCGAACCCGCCCACCCCCCCTGCCCCGCCACCGGCGACGGCCATCGCTGCGTCGCCAGCATCAGCCGCGCCGTCACCTGCTGCCCCGACGCCTGCTGCGCCCGTAATCGCATCGGCAACCGCGTCATCGGCGCAGTCGCCGGCCGAACCTCCTCCCTTGCCCACGACAACGGCGACGCCGATTGCTCAGGCCACGGCCGCGCCAGCAACCGCATCTGATGGAAAAGTCGAGCAGGCCGCGTTCACCGCACCGGCGCCGAATGCGGCCGCTGCGCCTGACCTGGCCGGAACGATCGCGATGCTCGAGAAGCAGGCCCAGTCGCCGGTGAAGGATGCCGGAGACGTGTCGCGCCAGGTGAGCTTGCGGATGCTGTATCTATCGGCCGGGCGGCGCGACGATGCGCTGCGCCCGATCGACGGACTTAGCGCGCCGGAGCAGGAGTATTGGAACAAACAGTTGGCGAGCGTGGCGGCCCTGCTCGACGCGAGCGGCGAACCCGACGCTGAAAAACGTGCCTCGCTCGCCAGTCAGCAACTCTACGAGGCCGCCGGCCGCCTGGCACAACTCAGCCCGTTGGCCGTGCGAAACATCGCCTTCTGCACAGAGGTGGTCAGCTACGGCGTGATTACGCCATTCAAGGAAACCGAGTTCACGCCGGGGCAGCAGGTCCTGCTGTACGCCGAGGTCGACAATTTCAAGATCGAGCAGGCTCCCAAGGGTTATCGCACCGCGCTCAAGGGCAGCTACCAGGTCGTCGACAAAGACGGGACGAAGATGGCGGGCACCGAGCCGCAGACGATGGAAGAGGTGTGCCAGAATCCGCGGCGCGACTACTTCGTGCGCTATCGCATGAACCTGCCCAAGCCTCTCCCCGACGGCGCCTACAAGCTACAATTGACGATCGAAGACACCTTGAGCCAGAAGACGGCCAAGGCGTCGCTTGATTTCACGATCAAGAACAAGTAGCTTCCAAAAGCCGCGATTCGACGATTTCTTGCGGCCTGTACCTCTCTGACTGACGAGACGCTGCGCGCGGTATGTCAACGTTTGACGTGATTGTGCTGGGAACGGGCGGCATCGGTAGCGCCGCCCTGGCGATGCTTGCCCGGCGCGGGGCCAAGGTGCTGGGACTGGATCAATTTCCGCCGGCGCACGATCGCGGCAGCTCGCACGGCCGCACGCGTATCATCAGGCAAGCGTATTTCGAGCATCCGGATTACGTGCCGCTGCTGTTACGTTCCTACGAATTGTGGCGCGAGCTCAGCGAGCGCACCGGAGAGCGTCTCTTTCAAGAAACGGGGTTCCTGCAAGTCGGCCCGGCCGATGGCGTCGTGGTGCCAGGCGTGTTGGCAAGCGCCGCCGAACATGGGCTAAGCGTGGAACGGCTCGCAGCGAACGAAATCACGCGGCGCTGGCCCGGCTTTGCCGTCGCCGAAAGCGCCGTGGGCGTTTACGAGCCGCGAGGCGGCGTCTTGGCGGTCGAAGCGTGTGTGGCAGCGCACTTGCGCGACGCGCAAGCCGCGGGCGCCGCACTGAAAACCGACGAACCGGTCGTTGAGTTTCAACCGACGACGAGCGGCATCGTCGTGCGCACCGCGCGACAGGAGTACTCCACCCAGCGATTGATCGTCACGGCCGGGCCGTGGGCTGGGCGGTGGCTGGGCGACCTGGGCACGCGACTGGTCGTGCGGCGGAAGCCGCTCTTCTGGTTCGCGACCAATTCGAACGTGTATCGGGCGGAGAACGGATGTCCGGCGTTCCTTTACGAAATGCCGGAAGGCGTTTTCTATGGCTTCCCGGAAGTCGACCCGGGTGAAATCAAGATGGCCGAACATAGCGGCGGCGAACCGGTCGATGACCCACTGGCGGTCGATCGCGAGTGGCGAGCCGAGGACCAGGCGCGGTTGGAATCGTTCATCGCGCGTGCGTTGCCCGACGTGTCATCGACGCGAACCGCACACGCCGTGTGCATGTACACGATGAGTCCCGACGAACACTTTATCGTCGACCATCACCCGCGCGACGAAAGAATCTGCTTCGCCGCCGGCCTGTCAGGACACGGATTCAAGTTCGCGCCGGTGCTGGGCGAGGTGCTGGCCGATCTGGCGCTTGCGGGGCAGACAAAGCTGCCGATCGCGTTTCTCTCTTGCCGCAGACCGGCACTCACGTCGAGCCGCTAGCCACTCGCCTTAAGGTTGCGGTGCTGGGGAAGGACTAGGCGCTCTCGGGCCATTGATGTGGCACGGATATTGAAGTGCGACGTTCTTCAGTCTCGCAATTTTTGCTTCCAGCGCTTGCTGGGCGGCCCGTTGATCCTGCCATCTTCCGACGGCATCTCGCCCCAACGGCAAAACTACTGCCGCCAATGTGATCGCCACGATGAGCGCCCGTAATGAGAACTGCAACCATCGTCGTCGGGCGTGTGGCATGGGGTGTGTCGTGGCGTCGCTAGGTAACCTTTACCACGCGTAGTACAAAACGTATGTCGTATTTTGGGCGTGGAACACGCGCAGCTGCTTACCGCTGGGCTCCCGTTCCGTAGCAAAGGCCTTTCCTGCGAGACCACTTCCCAGCCACTCTTGTTCATCGGGATTGTACAACGCGTCCGATGTGTACGGTTGAAGTTTCCACGGATGCGCGCCGACCCATTGATCGAATTCGGGCTCCGTCATTTTGTATTTCGCGTGCAGAGTATTGAACCCCGGCTCGTACTCAATGCAGGGGAAGTCGCTCGGCACAATGGTGTTTTGCGCTTGATGCCACCAAACGAAGAAGCGCTGGTGGAAAACCGAGTTTGACGCATACATCAGTACCGGAGCCAGCAACACAACGCACAAAATGGCCAACTCTCGCGCTTTAGTCACCCGCATTAATACATAGGCGGTCGCTACCGATAGCAATACGGATAGAACACATAGGATCAGGAACGACTTAAACGCGATCGCGCCAAGGTTCATAGTTAAGAATGCGGGCGGATGCTTGGTGGACTGGTTCAAACACCATTTTACGCGGCCTTCAGAGCGAATCGAACACCGCGTTGTCGGTCCGACCTGCTCTGGCGCAGCGATTGGTGGCATTTCCCGTCGCCACGGCTTATCCTGCGGGTTGTCCACGCAGTCGCTGTTTCTCGCCCCCCTGCCCTGCCCCGTTCCTGAAAATCCCCATGCGCTCTACGTCCGCTTCGATATCCTTGCGAGACTGGTTACTGGCAAGCCTTTACGTTGCTGCCGTGGCGGCGACGACCGCGGCCGATGACCGGCTATCGGTGCTCTTCTTGGGCGACCAGGGGCACCATCGCCCGGCCGCGATGCACGAGTTGGCCGCGCAGGCG comes from Pirellulales bacterium and encodes:
- the holA gene encoding DNA polymerase III subunit delta, whose amino-acid sequence is MPGVTLTGLEFLDKPPATIPAVCVVFGDEAFLKRESLEHLREAVLGTEDADFSFSEFDGEDAEVHEVFDCLSTVALFGGGRRLVVVRKADDFVSRNRPALEDYVAHPKASGVLVLEAGTWPANTKLAKAIAAEGLSIECKTPAPQAIAKWLVSRATKKHQARLDRQAADLLLDSVEPDLGLLDQELAKLALAAGENGAIDAALVREMVGGWRSKTTWDMLDLAAGGHAAEAILQLDRLLSSGESPVAILAQIGSTLRRFAAAARTVEQAECAGRRTTLKHALEAAGFRSFVVAKAENQLRQLGRQRSAGLYRAMLEADLALKGSSSAPTRARIVLEQLIARMSRAADTAEAR
- the solA gene encoding N-methyl-L-tryptophan oxidase, translated to MSTFDVIVLGTGGIGSAALAMLARRGAKVLGLDQFPPAHDRGSSHGRTRIIRQAYFEHPDYVPLLLRSYELWRELSERTGERLFQETGFLQVGPADGVVVPGVLASAAEHGLSVERLAANEITRRWPGFAVAESAVGVYEPRGGVLAVEACVAAHLRDAQAAGAALKTDEPVVEFQPTTSGIVVRTARQEYSTQRLIVTAGPWAGRWLGDLGTRLVVRRKPLFWFATNSNVYRAENGCPAFLYEMPEGVFYGFPEVDPGEIKMAEHSGGEPVDDPLAVDREWRAEDQARLESFIARALPDVSSTRTAHAVCMYTMSPDEHFIVDHHPRDERICFAAGLSGHGFKFAPVLGEVLADLALAGQTKLPIAFLSCRRPALTSSR